The DNA window CACTAAGACAAGAAATATACCGTTTTTTAACAAAATTTCGCAGAATAGTAGGTTATCCAAAAACAAGACAAATGACTGTACAAATCATCAAAGCCAACATAGATGATATACCCAAGCTTAACAAAATAAGCATAGCCTCGAAAAAACACTGGGGCTACCCCGATGCTTGGATAGCACAATGGCACGAAGCCTTAACTATAAGTCCCAATGACTTGGTGGAGAGTATTATCTTCAAGGCAGTATTGGACAGCGAAATCATAGGCTTTTGTGCTTTATGCGAAACTCCAGAAAACTACGAGGTGCTGCACCTATGGCTTGATCCGGCATATATTGGCAAGGGATACGGCAAAACATTGCTTACCGAAGCCTTGGCACGGGTAGCCGTTCAGCCCAAAGACATTATTGTAGAAGCCGACCCTTATGCGGAGCCTTTTTATGCCAAAATGGGCTTTGTTACTATTGGGCAAGTAGCAGGCACTTATCCACCAGGCAGGGTATTGCCTTTGATGAGGAGGGAAAGATAGTAACTACTTGAGTGAAAACTCGATATCATTCTTCACTAAAGAGGTAACATTAATGGTAGGTAAAAGAAATTGGTTAAGCTTAGTATTTTCAGTTTTTGCGTGTAAAACGCCTCTTGTTGAGCCGACTGTTAGCATAGCTAAATGAGCTAGAAACTCTTTTGAAAAGGTTATTTTAGCTTCATTGCATAAGTTATCCCAAGATTCGTTAGCTACCCCGAAATGGCAACTTACTTGTATTTTGATAAAAGTTTTTTTTTCTTGCTCAAACATAAAAGTTGCCAGTACACTGAGTTGTTTTTGTATTGTATTTACTTTAAACTCAAGGTTTGTGATTAAACTAGACTTGCTACCTTCAGCAAAATTTTTTTCAAAAGTGGCAAACTGTTCTGTTTTTAACGCGAGCAAGGCAAAACTTATATTCTCTTGTCCATTTTATATTACTTGTTTATAAGAGTTATATTCCTCTGGGGTTACCTGAAATGTTTTTTGTGAAAGCAATATACTTTTACTTTCAGTAGAAGGTGTATAGTCAGGTAGTTTGTATTGATTTGTGTTAATAATTTGTACAGTGTTTTGTTTCATTTTTAATTGCTTTTCATAGTAGGTCGCAAGTATTGGTATGTTTAATATTTCTTGCAACTTAACTTGTGTTTCC is part of the Microscilla marina ATCC 23134 genome and encodes:
- a CDS encoding GNAT family N-acetyltransferase; amino-acid sequence: MTVQIIKANIDDIPKLNKISIASKKHWGYPDAWIAQWHEALTISPNDLVESIIFKAVLDSEIIGFCALCETPENYEVLHLWLDPAYIGKGYGKTLLTEALARVAVQPKDIIVEADPYAEPFYAKMGFVTIGQVAGTYPPGRVLPLMRRER